A segment of the Neochlamydia sp. S13 genome:
TTTTTTAATAGTATACACTTGCATTCACTAACCACCCGAAGCTTTAAATGGATGGCAAGAGGAGTTTTTGAAAGTATTCCTGTCCTTGGGGGTTTAATTTGTCTAATTATGGATATTATATCTACGATTTTGAGCAAAGAAAGTTCGGGGATCCTTTCAAACTTTGAAGAGGAAACGCCTTGTGGATATTGCCATCAATGTGGTTATTGCAATTGTTAAAGCTACTCGATGAGGATTTTATTCTAAATAGCGTTAATAAATGTGTAATCCTTACGACTAAGAAGCGTTATTGATATGTTTTTTAAGCTGCTTCTTATGTAACCCCCTACTTTATAAAGTCATTTTGTAAGTAGAGCGGCAGGTTTTAAAGGAGCGGGTATACAAATTTAAAGTTTTTTTTAAGCCAAAGATGACCTTATTTGCTGATATCCTGTTACGGTTCAATAGCGGTTAACTTGGCCGAATGATTTTCCTCTTCAATCCTGAGCCTTCAAATAAGGGCCTACTTAAGATCTTAAAAGGGCCAAAGGATACTTATCTTAAAAAAACATAACAGGGCTTGCTTGGAGGACCTAAAATCTTCTTTCGGTGGGCGTAAAATCTTTTCTTTATTCAATTTAGCTCGTCTAAAAACGGTTTGCGAAATTTTTTGCCACATTTCTTGTTCCCTAATTTGTCGATAGCATATATGCACGGCTAATAACCCTCTGGTACTTATTGATATAAAAATTTTAAAATGAAACCTAACCCTCTGATTTCAAAGGTTTTATGTAATATAGAAAACACCCTGTAGCAAAATCGCGGGGGAAACTTTTACTTATAAAAAAACTTTCTGCAGATTGTTTACCTCATAATATTAAAATTTTTATTTGCAGGAATTACAGCGTTGCTTTTTCCTTTCTTGATTTGAAATAGGCAAGCTTGCTAGCATTTAATGAATGTTATTAAAAATTGAGAATAATAATGTCTAATTCTAAGGTCCTTACGGCCATTCGGCAAAGCATTCAAGCCGTTGAAAAGCTTTTATTGCCCCATAATCAAGCTTTCCTGCAGCAGGCAGCTTCTTTGATTGCAGAGTGCTTTAGTCGGGGAAATAAATTGATTATTGCCGGCAATGGTGGTAGTTTATGTGATGCCGCACACTTTGCAGAGGAGCTTACAGGAGTTTTTCGGCAGACACGACCTGCTTTACCCGCTCTTGTTTTGTCAGAACCTGGTCATCTTACTTGCGTGGGGAATGATTTAGGCTATGAAAATATTTTTTCTCGAGGGATAGAGGCGCTGGGAAAGCCTGGCGATATCTTTGTTGGCTTGACCACTAGTGGAAATTCTTTGAATATTGTTAAAGCTTTTGAAGCTGCTCGTCTTTATCAAATGCAAATAATCGCATTCTTAGGAAAGACCGGTGGGCGGCTAAAAGGCATGGCAGATTTAGAAATAGTTATTGATGGATTTGAAACCTCTGATAGAATTCAAGAGGCACACATGGCTGCTATCCATATCATCATTGAACTGGTAGAAAATAGGCTTTTTTATTCTTCAGCATCCGCTTTAGGTAAATAAAAGTTTTGGCTCTTCATAACCCTGTAATCTATGACTTAAACTTGTATGTTAAAAAAGCTAGAACTTTATTTGGTTGATCTTATTCAAGGTAAAAAGCAAGGGGCTTTGGCTCATATAGCCAAAACTTTACTTAGATTTCTTAGCTGGATTTATCAACTGATTATAGCTGGCCGCAATTGGGCGTTTGATCAAGGTTGTTGTAAGCAGTATCATGCACCTGTGCCCGTGGTGATTAGCATTGGCAATATTGTGGTTGGAGGTACTGGCAAGACTCCTGTTACCTTGATGGTGGCACAAGCTTTTTCCAATGACTTTACTCTTGCTATTTTATCGCGTGGTTATCGTTCTAAAGCCGAGCATCTTCCTTTACCTGTGATTTTAAGCTATGGCAACGGACCTGTACATCCTGCAGCTTATTGTGGGGATGAACCTTACCTTTTAGCACAGAATTTACCAAAAGCTCATATCATTGTAGGTAAAAACCGCCAGCAATCTTCCAAGATGGCGGTTAGGGCAGGAGCCCAGCTAATTTTACTAGATGATGGGATGCAGCATCGTAAATTAGCTCGCGATTATGAGATTGTGGTTGTTAATGCTTTAGATCCCTTTGGCCAGGGGTACTTTCTACCACGTGGCTTTCTGCGGGAAGCTGTTTCTTCTCTTTCTCGTGCAGATTTGATTGTCCTTAATCATATACAAGATAAAGAGCAGTTTCAGTCAATAACAAAAGAGATTCGCAAGTTTTCAGAAGCTCCGCTGATAGCCACAAAAATGGAAGTAGCAGAGGTATTGGATTTACAAGGACAGCCCTTAGCGGAGTTAGTAGGAAAAAAAGTAGGAATCTTTTGCGCAATCGCTCATCCTGATTATTTTTATCAAACTGTGAAACAATTAGGGGCAGAGCCGGTGGATACCGAATTCATGTTAGATCATTTAACTTTTACTACGGAAAGTTTAATCCAATTTTGTGAAAGAGCTAAGGCAAAGGGAGCGGAGTGGATCTTATGCACGGAAAAAGATAGGGTAAAACTTGATGAATTAGCTCTATCTGGCCAGCCAATCGGTTGGTTAAAGATGAATTTGAAAATTGTTGAAGGAAAGATTCATTGGGAGGGTTTCATAGAAAAAACCAAACACTACATTAAGCGCAGGATATAAATTTGAATCTTTGGCTTTCCTAAACTCTAGCTTAGTGGAAGTCTATTAAATCCTAGGCTTTATTTAAAAAGTTCAAGAAATATCACGTGTTTTTAAGTTAGCTGGAGAGCTTGCTAAACTAAAACCAAGAGATATCTTTCGGCTGTTTAAAGAATATTGGTTTATTATCTTTTAAATTTTCTTTTGCGAGGTTAGCCAAAAAGCAGCTTCATTATGCCTAGGCAGTTAAAAGCTGCAAGACGCTCTTCTAACTATACGCTTTTAAGCTACTTCTTATGCAGTCCGTACTTTATAAAGCCCCTATCGTTAAGTAGAAAGACAGCTTCCAGAGGGTTGAATATGTAGGTTAAGTTTTTTTTTAAGCCTATTATTCCGTTTAAAATACCTTGATAGAATCTAAAAAAGAGAATTAATCTTTTAAAAGCTTCACTCTTTCTTTAAAATGAGTCTTTATTGAATAGATGTTTGCATAAAGTGCTGCTCAAAAGCGTCCGGTTAGTTACAAAAGCCCAATCCTTAACTTATACCTTACCAAAAAAGAAATTAACCTTTCCCCAAGCTGACTCTCTCCTTAAAAACAAGCTTTTTATTAAGTATATGATTGCATAAAGGGTTGCTCAAGAACGCATTATTAAAAAACAGCTTAGTTTTCTTATAATCTTTTAAAAAGAGGTCTCTTCAAGCGATAGGAGCGTAGCATATACCAAATGATACTAATTAGGCTAAGAACTGTCCACACGATCAAGCGAGGAATATTGAACCAAGGATAGGGCTTCTGAGGAGGCGTACCCCACCGAGGTCCTGGCGGCCATATAATCCAATCAGGGGCGCCTTGTAAATTAGCTTCTGGTACAAAGCCAAAAACACGGCTATCTGCGCTCATTGCATGATTGTCTCCTAAAGTTAGATAGTATCCTTCAGGAATTTTTAGGCCAAAAGTTTCAATAAAATCTTTATCTAAAGAGCCATCTTCTTTTAAAGGAGCTCCATGGTCCTTAAAAGCAATATAGGGTGCATTTTTTGGAGCTTTCTCTTCTCGCCTCTTCTCATTTTCGTTAAAGTCAAGAAGATAAGGATCTTCTGGCATAAAAATTGGCGCGCCTAAGGTGCATAATGCTCCGTCCCTAAAATAGGCATAACGTGCAGGATATAAAAATTGGTTAGCAGCTGTAGGTTCATAATGAGTGCTCATTTCCATGCCAAGATTGTATAGCAGCTGAACATGAGCAGGATTCCGACTATAAATAGGGTGGTTTCTAGGAAGTTCCCAAGCCAGACTTGCAAGGCCTATTTGATAGGCGATACCATTGTAGAATTCATAAGTGCCGTCGGGGATTGTCGGCATTAAAGGACTATCCTTGGCTAAGCTAGAAGAATTGTAGCTATAGCGTGAAGCACGTCCTTCCCGCACCACAAAACGAGCCGTATACATAGTGTTCATTAAGGTATCGATATGGTTTTGAGATAAAGGAATGAGTGTGGTAAAAGCACCTACCAGTGGCTTAATACCCAATCGACTTTGCTGGAAAAGCGTTTCTGGGTAATTAAGGCAAGGAGTATGCCGCATTTCTAAATAAAGAAGGCCTGGGCTAACTTCATCTTGATTAAACAACTTTTGATCTGCTAGCTGCTGTTGATTTAGAAGACGAGAAAGCGCAAAATTGCGAAACCCCCAAAAATCACTGTAGGTTTTGATCTCCTGATGAGGTATGACAGAAGCCAGGGGCTCATCTTTAATCCATTCCTTGCCATTGTATATTTCACCCATTACCTGATTGGAAGGGATGATAGTCATACGGCCAATGGATTGGTGCATTTGATTAAAAACGAATTGATTTTTTCTCGGACGCGTTACTAGACCTTCTAGGTAAAAAAAAGGAATATAACTTAAATCTTTTATCCAAGGGCTATTACGTAGCTCGGCCTGATCTTCTTTATTCTTATCCATTCCGTAAATCTTACCGCCATAAAAATAAACCGTATCTCCAGGCTTAGCCATACAGCGTTTAATATAGCGTTTTTTATAAGGAAAAAGCCATAAGTAGTGAGAGTCAGTATCCGGCAAATCAATATTATCCCCTGAAAAAATTACAATCCCGGTTCTTTGTACAAGAGAAGGATCAAAATAGAGGTGACCTGTCGTAAAAGGGGTGTTAATACCAAAACTTGTTTTGCTAACTAACACGTTATCTTGTTCTCGGAAAGTAGGTCTCATCGAACCTGTGGGTATTTCATAGGCTTCAAATACTAGCTGACGTAAAAGGGTTGCCATAAATAGGGCGATGATGATAACTACGCCAAATTCTCGGAGGTATTCAAATAAGGATTTTTTTAAAGTTACTTGGTTATACGTTTCTAGGATACGTGCTAATTTACTAGCTTCTTCTTTATTTTTTTGAAGAATGGCTTGATCCAAATTCTCTAAAAGGTTTTCTAGAGTAGCTTTTTGCTCTAAAGCTAAGGCCTTATATTTTCTTTTATAGCGTTTACAGCCGGCCACAAGAATGGAGCGGGATTTGCTAAGAGTATAAATTTTCATGGAATCCCTAATTTTTTAAAGATTAGCATCGTAAATAAAACGCTTACCAAAAGCAAATATAAAAATAAGAACACTTCTAAATTTTGCAAACAGCTAGTAAGCCTCCTTTTTTTGTGCGCTTTTTGTACGCTTTATGCCCTAAAAATGGAGAGCTAGGAGGACTAATTCTGTGGAAATTTTGTTTAGAAGGTGTGTGTAAAAAGTTTCTTATAACGAAAAATGAAACAAAATTTTGGAAAAAATATCAGGCTAAAAAATACAAGAAAAGATAAGTAAACGCTTAACTATAAACAAAATAAGAAGAAATCTTAGTGGATTGTTAGCGAGAAAAAAAATTTAAAAATAAAAAGTGGAAAATGCTAAGTTTTTGTTGATAACTTAGCCAGCTTTCCTTAGAGGGCTCTCTTTAGCAGGAGCTCCTCTACCGCGCGCTCCTTTGCCGCTATCAATCATGTGAATTTTGGCTTTCCCAACAATTCCGCTGACTTGCAACCAATAAGGAAAATAAGAAGGATAAAGACCCGCCGTTTGGGGTAAATAGATTTCAATGATTTTGCCCGATAGTTCACTCCCATCTTTCGGCCAAAAAGTGCGCCATGCTTCAAAACTTATCCCTGGGATTACCTTTCCTTCGAAAATTAATTTAGGTTGCCAGTAGGGTCTTCTGTCGCTAGCTTGTGAAGGAGGAGGGGGGCCTACTTTCCTTCGTTCTTTGATAGGAATGTTATAGAATTTTAAATTTAATAAAGTGGATAAGAAATTTTCTCCCTCTGGGATTGTATACCATCCATTTTTTGTATAAGAAAAATAATCACCTAGATGCCCCGAAGCAGTATCGATTACATACCGCACCCAAGAGGTATGCCCAGGAGCATTCTGTTCAACCCACTTTTTCCACGAAAATCCCTCTAATTGAATACTTTGGCTAGGAACTGTAATTTCTTCTAAAGAGATTTCAGGGGAGGCAAAAGTGTCGATAAGCAAAAAAGTATAAGTTTTATTTTGTAAAGTAACAATATAATCCCCTGGGGTTGCTTTTCTCAATTTATCTTTTAAATAAAGCTCTTGCCCATTTAACTGAAAAAAATGGCAGCAAAAGAAGGCGATTAAAAAAATGTAAAAATTTTTATGCATACGCTTCCTAATTGATCAACCTATCCTAGAATATCTTATCTTTCTTTAATTTTTAACGGTAGAATAAAACATCTTAAAATTTGTATGCTAAAGCTGTTTATTTGAAAGCCCGTTAAATGGAGGAAAAATAGGTTTGCAATTGTATAATCAATCTGTTGGCTTATTCACAGATCTATATCAGCTATCTATGTCTTATGGATATTGGAAAGCGGGTTTGGAGCATAAAGAAGCCGTATTTCAACTGTTTTTTCGCCGTGCTCCTTTCCAGGGGGGATTTACTATTACAGCAGGGCTTGAAGCCGCCATTAATTTTATAGAAAATTTTCACTTTGATTCTAGCGATCTAAGCTATTTAGCAAGCTTAGAAAACCCTGAGGGAACGCCTGCTTTTCCAAATGACTTTCTAGAGTATTTATCTAATATGAAGTTTTCTTGTCATTTAGATGCAATACCAGAAGGGACTATTGTTTTTCCCTATGAGCCTTTATTGCGCATTCAAGGCCCTTTAATTCAATGCCAAATCTTAGAAAGTCCCTTACTAAATTTAATTAATTTTCCTACTTTAATAGCAACTAAGGCCGCTCGAGTGCGTGTTGCTGCGCAAAGTGACCAAGTGTTAGAATTTGGCTTAAGGCGAGCTCAAGGCTTTGATGGCAGCCTTACAGCTAGCCGAGCAGCTTATATAGGGGGATGTAATGCAACTTCCAATGTTTTAGCAGGAAAATTATTTGGCATACCGGTTAAAGGCACTCATTCTCATAGCTGGGTAATGGTATTTGATGATGAATTAGAATCTTTTAAGACTCTTGCCCAAACTATGCCCGCTAATAGCCTTTTTCTTGTAGATACTTATGATAGCGTTGAAGGAGTAAAAAAAGCTATACAAGTAGGTCAGTGGCTAAAGAGCCAAGGTAAAATCTTTCATGGCATACGCCTGGATTCAGGCGATTTAGCTTATTTAAGTCATACAAGCCGAAAAATGCTAGATGAAGCCGGGTTCCCTCAGGCAGTCATTGTAGCAAGTAATGAATTAGATGAAACCCAGATTAGTGAGCTTAAATATCAAAAAGCTCCCATAGGGGTATGGGGAGTAGGCACCAAATTAGTTACTTCTCACGATTGCCCGGCGCTAGATGGTGTTTATAAGCTGTCGGCTTTGCGCGATCCTGAGGGGCCTTGGAAATATAAATTAAAATTATCCGAACAGATGATAAAAATTTCTAATCCTGGGATTTTGCAAGTGCGCCGTTTTCGCAATACAAGTTCTTCTCCTATTGCTGATATGATTTATGATATAAATATGCCTGTGAGCCCTGAACCTTGCCTTATTAACCTTAATGATTCGACCGAACAAATTGTTCTAAAAAAGGAATTGCAAAGTGAAGAGCTGTTAGTCCCTATTTTCCGCCAAGGAAAATGTGTATATCCATTGCCTAATCTAGAGAAAATTCGTGAAAGAACTCTTAAAGAACTCGAAAAGTTTCCTAAAAATTCTAAGCTTTTAAAACACCCTTGTCCTTACCTGGTAGGCATGGAGAAATCTCTACATGCTTACAAAAGCCAAGTAGTTAATCACATACGCCCCCAAATTTGCCCAAGCTCTTTCTTTACTAAAAAGGGTATGAAGGAAGAATAATTTATGACCGCTTTGCTGATTATCGATGTTCAGAACGATTTTTTTCCTCCAGGAGCTTTAGCCATTAAAGATGCTGAAAAGATTCTCCCTAATCTTAATAAAATTATACGCCATCCTTTTGAGGTGATTGTA
Coding sequences within it:
- the lepB gene encoding signal peptidase I, with protein sequence MKIYTLSKSRSILVAGCKRYKRKYKALALEQKATLENLLENLDQAILQKNKEEASKLARILETYNQVTLKKSLFEYLREFGVVIIIALFMATLLRQLVFEAYEIPTGSMRPTFREQDNVLVSKTSFGINTPFTTGHLYFDPSLVQRTGIVIFSGDNIDLPDTDSHYLWLFPYKKRYIKRCMAKPGDTVYFYGGKIYGMDKNKEDQAELRNSPWIKDLSYIPFFYLEGLVTRPRKNQFVFNQMHQSIGRMTIIPSNQVMGEIYNGKEWIKDEPLASVIPHQEIKTYSDFWGFRNFALSRLLNQQQLADQKLFNQDEVSPGLLYLEMRHTPCLNYPETLFQQSRLGIKPLVGAFTTLIPLSQNHIDTLMNTMYTARFVVREGRASRYSYNSSSLAKDSPLMPTIPDGTYEFYNGIAYQIGLASLAWELPRNHPIYSRNPAHVQLLYNLGMEMSTHYEPTAANQFLYPARYAYFRDGALCTLGAPIFMPEDPYLLDFNENEKRREEKAPKNAPYIAFKDHGAPLKEDGSLDKDFIETFGLKIPEGYYLTLGDNHAMSADSRVFGFVPEANLQGAPDWIIWPPGPRWGTPPQKPYPWFNIPRLIVWTVLSLISIIWYMLRSYRLKRPLFKRL
- the lpxK gene encoding tetraacyldisaccharide 4'-kinase encodes the protein MLKKLELYLVDLIQGKKQGALAHIAKTLLRFLSWIYQLIIAGRNWAFDQGCCKQYHAPVPVVISIGNIVVGGTGKTPVTLMVAQAFSNDFTLAILSRGYRSKAEHLPLPVILSYGNGPVHPAAYCGDEPYLLAQNLPKAHIIVGKNRQQSSKMAVRAGAQLILLDDGMQHRKLARDYEIVVVNALDPFGQGYFLPRGFLREAVSSLSRADLIVLNHIQDKEQFQSITKEIRKFSEAPLIATKMEVAEVLDLQGQPLAELVGKKVGIFCAIAHPDYFYQTVKQLGAEPVDTEFMLDHLTFTTESLIQFCERAKAKGAEWILCTEKDRVKLDELALSGQPIGWLKMNLKIVEGKIHWEGFIEKTKHYIKRRI
- a CDS encoding SIS domain-containing protein — its product is MSNSKVLTAIRQSIQAVEKLLLPHNQAFLQQAASLIAECFSRGNKLIIAGNGGSLCDAAHFAEELTGVFRQTRPALPALVLSEPGHLTCVGNDLGYENIFSRGIEALGKPGDIFVGLTTSGNSLNIVKAFEAARLYQMQIIAFLGKTGGRLKGMADLEIVIDGFETSDRIQEAHMAAIHIIIELVENRLFYSSASALGK
- a CDS encoding nicotinate phosphoribosyltransferase, with the protein product MGLQLYNQSVGLFTDLYQLSMSYGYWKAGLEHKEAVFQLFFRRAPFQGGFTITAGLEAAINFIENFHFDSSDLSYLASLENPEGTPAFPNDFLEYLSNMKFSCHLDAIPEGTIVFPYEPLLRIQGPLIQCQILESPLLNLINFPTLIATKAARVRVAAQSDQVLEFGLRRAQGFDGSLTASRAAYIGGCNATSNVLAGKLFGIPVKGTHSHSWVMVFDDELESFKTLAQTMPANSLFLVDTYDSVEGVKKAIQVGQWLKSQGKIFHGIRLDSGDLAYLSHTSRKMLDEAGFPQAVIVASNELDETQISELKYQKAPIGVWGVGTKLVTSHDCPALDGVYKLSALRDPEGPWKYKLKLSEQMIKISNPGILQVRRFRNTSSSPIADMIYDINMPVSPEPCLINLNDSTEQIVLKKELQSEELLVPIFRQGKCVYPLPNLEKIRERTLKELEKFPKNSKLLKHPCPYLVGMEKSLHAYKSQVVNHIRPQICPSSFFTKKGMKEE